Part of the Raphanus sativus cultivar WK10039 unplaced genomic scaffold, ASM80110v3 Scaffold3749, whole genome shotgun sequence genome, TACAGTTGATgggttataaaacaaaataaaattactctataaattataaattattaatgtcatataaacaattatttaatcgggtaaaattttaaaatatatatagtcacttatatagataaatacttattacaaatttagatTACATTCCTAGctattttaactaattaaaattttcaaaaaaatctatactttttggaaattttgctaacgtgatttaaaatattttcacagtGCATACACCttctctattttaaaaattattgatacaactatataaattgaatattctatggaataaatagtctatatttttattctttttacaaatgttataactaatgtatcaatttttaataccatactaactcatatttatatatgttttttacttttaatttagaagtttattttctagatattttatacataaatctaattatacaaatgtttgatttgtttatatgatgtccaataaatattggtcatataatttactttagaatatatacaaaaaaaatatttgatgtaaCTAAGCACATTGTTATTgttaaatatatgatattagtACATACATTACAAACcatgtataatatttaatataaacaaagaaaaaaatgaaaattgacacccactcggtcgagcgggtcaaaatctagttatattaAAAACGCAAAACATACATTCGCAGAGAAAAAACAGTCTTGACACGAGATCGGTCTCTCTACTACAATTCTCTCTTCTCCATAGAATTTATTCAAGACAAAAGTTCTGTGAAGTTCCAAATTGCCAAATCTTGTAATGcacacaacactatgagatacTCCTCACATATTGGTCAAGTGCAGTGTTGAACAACTCTGACCTTAAAAGACCCAATGAAAAAACATAGTCAGGACAGACAATACGGTTTGCTGCTTGATGCAATAAAGAAGACGTTATTCATTGAAAGCTTACTTGATTGGAGATCCTGGGTTGTAGATAGGATTTTTCACCACATATTCAACGTATAAACCGTAAATGTACTTCATGGATTCGCGTAAATCTCCAGTCTTTGGATGAGTTACTAAGATAATCTACAAAAAAAGAGTATAAGCACAAACAACTTACTAATCACATTTACTTATACATGACTTTGTGTTTGACATCTGTCTGAAATGAATGCTCATGTTTAACATTCACCTTCTTTTTACCATACTCTTACATATAATCTCCTAAAGATTCTTCACCTTCTCTAACACATAGACACTAAAGACAATGTTGAATTTACAAGAGAGAGACAGTTACCTTAATACCAGAGGGAGTCTCCATGAAGCTAAGCTTGTAAGTATTCGTACGGAAACTATGGAAAGAGCATCCTTGTCCTGGCAACTGTGGAACCCCTAGATTCCCCTTATCCGCACTGCAAATCATCATCaccacagagagagagagatccaaATTGGATCAGATCGAGAATTCAAATCGATCAAAAAAAGGATCTAAAGGGTGAGATGAGATCACTAACTTGACGGGATCCATCTTGGCGGTGAGTGATTTGAGGGAGAAGAGAAGACCGAACATGAGTTTGTGGTCTTGCTGAGGGTTGAGCGTGTGAAGAGGCCTGTTCCATTCTTTGTAGAGGAGACACACGCCGTTTCGGTTGAAAACGTACATCATGTGCGCGTTGTTTCCACTCGCCGTCGGTACCTGTGGCGACGGAGATATCTCGGATCCACCGAAGAACTGCATTCTTTCCGTCGTTGTCTCCGTGAGATCAGAGAAAAATGTGTGCAAATAAATTAGAATTCGATTCAGACGAAACAGAACACAGTTCACGTCTTCTTTGTTTTGGGCTTTTAATTGGGCCTTTGAATTCAAAGCATGTTCGTAATGGGCCAAAGCCGTTTCTTGTTGGAGAGTCTTTCAAACTCGGTCTCGGATTTAAGTAAAAAG contains:
- the LOC130506868 gene encoding uncharacterized protein LOC130506868 encodes the protein MQFFGGSEISPSPQVPTASGNNAHMMYVFNRNGVCLLYKEWNRPLHTLNPQQDHKLMFGLLFSLKSLTAKMDPVNADKGNLGVPQLPGQGCSFHSFRTNTYKLSFMETPSGIKIILVTHPKTGDLRESMKYIYGLYVEYVVKNPIYNPGSPIKSELFNTALDQYVRSIS